The genomic region AATCCTATCATTCTGTCTTCTTTGCACTCTTTCTCAAACCCTTTTAAATCTTTGTAGTTTTGATAAGCTGGAGCTACAGGATTCACGTTAAATGTCCGGCACGCTGTCACGAATCGCGTTTTTATGTAGGTTGTTGTAGGTGATTTTTCTATGAGATTTTGCGGCAAATTGAGGTCACTAAAAAGGTCAAGAATACCAAGGTATGCAGTTTCGACTCTTTCTGAAGCAGTGAGAATTTTTTCAAGGTTTTTTATTCCTTTTCCAGTTTCTATTGATAAGTGTATTTTTATCGTTCTTTCAGGGAGTTCCCTTGATTTCTCAAATCCGCTTATAATTGTGTCAAGGGCTATTACGTCGTTTTCAGATTCCACTTTGCTGAGTCTTACGGCATGGGGAAGAGATGGCAGGATTTCCGTTATATCATCGTAAAAAAATGGGGAATCTATAGAGTTAATTCTCACAACAAGTTCTTTGTCCTGAGAGTTTCTCAGGGAAAGCAGGGTTTTAATAATTTTTCTTGCAACCTGTTTTTTTGAATCTGCAACACCGTCTTCTAAGTTGAATATGATTATGTCAACGTCTCTATCAAAGATCTTTCTCAGATGTTTAACTCTGTCGCCTGAAACCAAAATGGCAGAGCGGATAAACCGTTTCCTGACAGGTTCTCTATATTTAACGGGATTTTCGAAAGGTTTTAACTCTTCAATGTTTCCCGTTTCTACTACCTTTTCAGCTGTTTCAAAAAACTTTTCTATATCCATTTCACACTCCTTTAAAACTCCTTTAAAAGACCAATTTTAGACCGGCGAAGATACTCCTGCCCGGTTCGTTGTATCCATAAGCGAGCTGATAGTCCTTGTCTGTGATGTTTATGAACTTAACGTAACCCGTCAGGTTTTTCCTGAATTTCACGGATATGTAGCAGTTGTATATGGTAAATGGTGGAAGTGTTACTTTATTTGCCGGCCATGTACTGAAATTGTAATCGTACCGTTTCCCGTAATGAATAGCAGAGAGGGTTATTGAAGCTTTTTGTACATTTTTACTGAAGGAGATTTTATACATATCTTCAGGAAGTCTCAAGGTTGGTTCCCATCCATAACCGTTGTTCCATATAGAGTGGGTATGAGTGTAGGAGGCTTTTAAATTCGATTTTAACGGAAGTTTTAAATTGACGAATGATTCTGAGCCTTCAGTTTTTCCTCTGTTTCCGTTTATGTAGGTTAAATAGCCTTTTGCTGGATCGTAGGTTGTCGTTATTACGTCGTTAATTTCTGTTTTAAAGTAGCTTACGCCAGCTGTTCCACAGTTTCCAAATTTTTGCTCTATACCTGCCGTTAAGCTCTTGCTTTTTTCAGGTTGAAGGTTTGGATTGCCGTAGAAGTTCCAGTTTGGATATTCACCATAAAGCTGGTCTATGGAAGGTGCCTTAAAGCTTTTTCCGTACTGTAATTTGAGAGTTGTTTTTGTCATTTTTACTGTGTAACTTCCGGCCAATTTATAGGAAGTGAACGTCCCGAATGAAGAGAAGTGGTCTTTTCTTACACCTGTGAGTATGTTCAGATTGTGCAGTTTAACATAACCGTTTAGCGATGCAGAATCGGTCTGCTGACTTTTGTCTGAATAGGTTGTTGTGTCCGCTACGTCAACTCTGTGGCTAATTGACGGTACAAGTGTAAGAAACTTTGAAATTTCTGTTTTTATGTTTGCATCTGCGTAATAGGTGCTTCCTGAATAGTATGTGTGGGTACCGAAGTCATAATCGTCAAAGTTTCTCTGAGATTGCGATGTTCCTAAGTCCACTCTGGCAATGGTTTTAGGTGATAATAGGAGCTTTCCGTTAAGTGTTGTTGTTAGACGGTGATATTTTTCAAGACCGTTATCGTATTCACTTTCTCCTGTTTTGTAGTTAAAGTAGTTTTTAACTTTTAGGTTTTCTGTCAGAAAAGAGGAAAACGTATAACCGATGGTTTTGTAGTTTGCACTTTCCCTATCGCCATCCCCTTTTATGTCGTAACCATCTGTTCTAAAGTTGGTGAAAAATATATCAAAAAGGGAAGTTCCCTTTTTCAGTCCTGCTTTTACTGTGCTTTTCAACGTGTTATATGAACCGTATTCAAGATGTATAGAGCTTTTTCCGTCGGGTTTTGTTATGATGTTCACAACACCTGCCACGGCTTCAGAACCATAAAGGGCGCTCTGTGGTCCTTTCAAAATTTCTATCCTTTCCACGTCTGATAGGTTTAAAAGGGATAGGTCAACAGTTCCGTCAGGTGTAGAAGGATCGTTAACAGGAATTCCGTTAACCAGGAAAAGGATATATTTTTTATTGAGTCCGTATATGTAAACGTTGGACACTTCTCCCCATCCGTTGTCTGAAATGGCTATTCCAGTTGCTGTTTTAAGGACATCTTCTATGTTTTTCACTTCCAGTTTTTCTATGTCACTTTTAGTTATGATAATGATGTTATCACCTGTCTTTTCTTCTGTTACGGGAATTTTGGTACTTTGAACAATTATCGATGGTGTTTCTGCTTTTACTGCGATCGGGATGGTTGAAACTGTCAGTATGATGGTTGTCAGTTTTAACAACTGTTTCATACAGACTTCCCTCCTCTATATTACAATCTGATTTTTACTGTCAACTTTCTTGATGTTTATGTTGCAATCGTAGAGGTATGAAAGAAACTGTTCAAGATTTTCTGAATGTTCTGCAGTTCTCCCTTCTTTTATTCCCACAATGGAATCGGCCGTATTTAGTATAAAGTTCAAGTCGTTAGACACAATTATAACAATTTTCTGCAGTTCTTTCATCTTTAAGACAAACTCTTTTAAAAGTTTTAACACAGAAATGTCGAGGAAAGCACTGGGTTCATCTAAAAGGACAACTTTTGGATCTATTACTTCAAGTCTTGCAAGGAATAGGCGAACCTTTTCTCCTCCGCTTAACGTCAGCAGCGGTTGTTTTTTAAGGTTCTGCAAGTGGTATTTATCCATTGCTTCGTATATCTTTTTTTCGCAGGTATATGTGAGATGAGATGTTATTCTTAATATTTCTTCAACTGTAAGTAATGACTGTGGAAATTCTTGAGGCAGTAGGTTTATCTGTTTAATTCTACTGGTCAGGGGAAGTTTTTTTACCTCTTTTCCATTTAGAACTATTTTACCCTGGTAATTTAAAAAACCGGTAATAGCTTTTAACAACGTTGTTTTCCCGCTTCCATTTTTTCCGATGATGCCTGTTATGTTTCCTTCTTTTACTGAAAATGTGATTTGTCTGAGGATGTTTTTATATCTGACATTTTTCACTTCAAGCAAGGTTTTTGTTCCTCCAGAGAATGAAGATAAATGCAGGTGCTCCAACGAGTGCTGTTACAGTTCCTGCAGGGATATCGTAAGTAGCGAATACAGTTTTAATTATCCATTCTGAGAGTATTAAAGCTGTACCGCCGGCAAGGAGGGAAAATTTTAAAAGTTCTTTTGTTTTCTGTATCTTTAACAGTCTTCCAAGGTGGGGAATAACTATTCCTATAAATCCTATTATGCCTGTTTGTGAAACGATAATGGCTGTGAAAAGAGAAGCTATTGTTAAATAGACGATTCTTTCTCTTTCAGGACCTATTCCGGATAGATACGCAAAAAGGTCTCCCAGGGAAAGTGCGTCTATCCTTTCAGCTTTTTTATGAAAAATATAAAGGAATATTCCTGGCAGTAATGATAAAAATATGCTTTCTTTTAAGGACAGAATCGGTATAAATCCTAAAAGAAAAAAGAGAACCGAAGGTGACTGTTCCGGACTTTTAAGGGCTGTTGTTATGACTATCAGTGATGAGAGTGTTGCGTTTATTCCAATGCCAAAAAGGATAAGTTTTAGTTTGCTTTCAAGCACTCTACCAGATATTGCAAGTCCTGCTATTGTGAGGAGTCCTCCGATGAGAGCGCTTATTTCAGGATTAATGTTGGAAGCGTATCCTGCTACCGCTCCAAGTGCACTTCCAGCAGAAACACCTAAAATGTAAGGGTCTGCAAGGGGATTTGATAAAACATTCTGGAAGATAACGCCTGCCATAGATAAGATACTTCCTGCGGCAAAGGCCGTTAAAAGCTGTGGAAATCTTATGATTTTTACTATTTTTATGTTTGGAAAGCCGGTAACTACAAAGAGGATGGAGGAGAAAATGAGAATGGCAGTAGCTATGTTTAATTTTCTTGACAAATTTTTTCCTCCAGCTCTTTTATTCCCTTTATTATATAAGGTCCCGGCTTAAGGAGGTATTTACCGCTGATGTGAATTGTTTTTGTTTTGAGGAAATTTAGCAGAGAGTTGTTATTCTTTGTCATAGAGATAAAAATTGTCAAATCGGGTTTGTGCTTCAGAATAAATTCCGGTGAGATTGTTTTATATCTACCGTCCCCAGCTATGTTTATGGCTTTAGCATCTTCTATTATTTCGCCTAAAAAGGTTTGATTTCCCGCAGTATAGATGGGATTTGTTGAAAATATGATAAGAATTCTTTTTCCTTTTATACAGTGAGAAAGTTTTTTCTCGGCCTGTTTATAATTTTTTAAAAACTCTTTAGCTTTTTTGTTGCCATTGTTGCTTAAAGTGTCTCCAATTTCTTTTATAGCTTTTGCAATGTCTTCTATTTTCTCTATTTTGAAGGTTATTACGGTGATATCGAATTTTTTAAGGGTTTCTATGATGGATTTTGGGTTGCCGTTCATACCTATAACGAGGTCGGGACGCAAGGAGATAATCTTTTCTATATCGGGATTTATGATGCCGCCGATTTTCTCTTTTTTCTTTGCCTCTTCGGGAATGGTACAGTATCGTGTATCAGCTATTAGCTTTTCTCCGTTTCCCGTGAAATAGACTATTTCTGTGATAGCTGGTGAAAGGGAAATTACTCTTGTAAAGGTTTGGGCGCTGGCGGTTAATGTGAGGAAAAGAATGAGGAGGAGTGTTTTCATTGTTAAATCCCTGTAAAGTGGCGGAGAGGGCGGGATTCGAACCCGCGGTACCGGTTTTAGCCGGTACAACGCCTTAGCAGGGCGCCGCCTTCAGCCAGCTCGGCCACCTCTCCAGGGCATTAGTAAGAACATGGTGAGCCGCCCAGGACTCGAACCTGGGACCTACGGATTAAAAGTCCGTTGCTCTACCAACTGAGCTAGCGGCCCATTAGTGGCGGAGGGGGAGGGATTCGAACCCCCGGAGGGCTGGTTAGGCCCTCAGGTGATTTCAAGTCACCCGCCTTCAGCCAGACTCGGCCACCCCTCCAAAAAGGTGCGAATAGAAAGATAGGTTTTTTACGCTTAGATGTCAAGATTGTACGAGTTCAATACACGGTGGACATTCGGATATTCTCCAATTCAAACTCATTTCTCAGCGGGAGTCATATAACCTAAAGCATAATGAGGTCTCACAAAATTGTGGAACTTCAAATATTCAAACAGCTTCCTGTTCTTTATCATCAACAGAAAGTTCTGTACCTTCCAGCATCCACAATTCGTTCTCTGTCGTTTTAATGAATCTTTCTACATGAGCGATAGTCTTTGGTAACGTCGCATTGCTTTTAAAATTCGTCCTTTATATCTTCATAATCTTTGTAGCGTTCATCTGTGATTATGGAATCTATGAATTTATCTATGTCATCTCTGTCAAGGAATGTGGCCGTTAGGAGTTTTCCTGTAAATTTACCGTTTTTTATTTCCCAGAACATATAGAAGTCAGGATACAATTTTTTTAATTCTCTATATGCAACGCCGTATTTTGATTCTTTTGCCGGATTTTGTTCGAGATAGAATAGAGATGGTGAAATTACTATTCTGTAAAGTTCAGCACCGGTTTTTGTAACCACTTTTTGAAGTCTTATTTCTTTAGACTCTTTAACCTTCATGATCCCTCCTTAGACTGTTTCGATTTTTAATCCGAAAATGTTTATCCACAAAAGCATAAACATTGTTGGTACAAGTGTATATTCAAACAGCATTGATGACAGGACTGTAAATTGTATGATTGCAGCTTTTAAAGGGAATGTTCCAGCCATCAAAAGTCCAACCATTATGCCCGGAATGTGAACGATACCTGCTGCTTTCATCATATCTCTCATAGGGATGGTTGCGTTTCTTAGTATTTCCTTGAAGATGATGCTGAAGATTTTCATATCAGAAGCACCGATAGCTGCAAGAGATACAATGAAGTCTTCTAAATCTCTCAGTCTTGCTTTGTAAAAGTTAAAAGAGAGTGATAGAGCTCTCATTCCACCTGCGACTATGATGCCGCACATAGGAATAATTTTTGTTGGTTTGAACGTTACAAATCCAATGCTCAGCAGTGGTCCTACGACTGTTAGCGTTACTACAAGAATGGTTAAAAATATCAGGCAGAAAATTTTTTTCTTGCCATAAGATTTAAGTTTAAAGCGGCTTAAAGCTATCCACGAGGCGTTAAAAATCATGACGATGATTATTGATAATGTCATCAGTTTGGAGTTAAACTTTAATAGAAATATCAGGATAGCACCTATCCCTATGAGCTGGATGAGGGAAAGGATAGAGTTGACGGCAAGCTCTTTCCACAGTCCTATTTCCATCTTTCTGTCAAACAGAATGACAAAAAGGACAAAAGTGTAGGAAAGAGCCAAAAACTTCAATATGTCTGTTTCAATAACCATCAGCATATCCTTGGTAAGGGATCATCTTCAAGAAGGTCAAGGAGTCTCTCTCCACCGATTCGCGTTTTTAGTCTTACGCCTTTAAATCTGTCTGTAACTTCTCCTATAATAGCGCTTTCCCTTCCAAGGGGATGGCTTTTGAGCACATTTAGAACCTTTTCAGCGTCTTCTTTATCTACAACTATAAGTGCCTTTCCTTCATTTGCCAGGTAGAGAGGGTCGTATCCTAACATGTCACAAACGAATTTCACCTCTTCCCTTACAGGAATTTTATCCTCAAATAGTTTTATCCCGTATCCGCTCATTTCCGACAGTTCAACAGTTACCGTTGCAACACCACCTCTTGTGGGGTCTCTCATCCATCTGAGTCCTGAAATTTCAAAGAGGGGAACAAGAAGGGCGTTTAATGGTGCACAATCGCTTTCTACGGGAATTTCCATGTCAAATTCTTCTCTTGCTAAAGATATTGCTATTCCGTGATCACCTATGTATCCGGTTACTATGATAATATCTCCTGGCTTGACATACTCCGGGGATAAACTCTTTTTTACTTCTCCAATGCCAGCAGTGTTTATGTATATGCCATCGCACTTTCCCGATTCCACGACTTTTGTATCGCCTGTAGCTATTGCAACACCTGATTCTTTTGCCGTTTTTGCTATTGTTGCTACTATCTCTTCAAGTTCTTTAAGCGGAAATCCTTCTTCTATGATAAGTCCAAGGGATAGATACTTTGGAACTGCCCCGCTTACAGTAAGGTCGTTTATTGTTCCGCATACGGAAAGTTTTCCTGTGTTCCCCCCTGGAAACTTGAACGGTTTAACAACGTAGGAGTCTGTTGTCATTGCAACGTTTTGAGAGGAAAGTTGCAAGTAAGAGGCATCCTGTAAAGATTTAAGTTCCTCAAAGTCAAAGTATTTTAAAAAGAGGTTTTCTATGAGTTCTCTTGTAAGTTTTCCACCGCTTCCGTGGGCTATTTCAATCTTTTCCATCTGTCTTCCTCCATTTTAAAGTCAAACAGACATTTTAACATTAAAAGAGCTTTATGCCACTGTTCAAGAACATTAAGAGAAATGGAGCAACGGCAATAGAACTGTCAAGCCTGTCAAACACACCACCGTGTCCAGGAATGGTGCTGCCTGAGTCTTTCACGCCAAAGTATCTTTTAAGATAGCTTTCAAACAGATCTCCAATTTGAGAAATGATTGTCAGGGCAAACAGGATGCCTATAGTTAGAAGAGATAGGTTTATTATACCTAATTTTACACCGACAAAAAGGGATATGGCAGTTCCCCCTAAGCTGCCGCCAATAGATCCTTCAACAGTCTTTTTAGGGCTGATAGACGGAGCAAGTTTACGCTTTCCAAAACACCGTCCTGTAAGATAGGCTAATGTGTCAACAGACCAGACGATGGAAATTAGAAAAACTAAAAACTTCCAGTTAAAGGTAGATATACTTCCTATTCCTACCGTAACGTATATGAAAGTTAATGTAAACGGAAAGAATGTTTTGCTTTCTATCTCTTCAATTATTGTGAGATAAAAGAAAAGGGCTAAAACGGTAAGGGGAATGATGATTTCCCGGTAGTGGAGGTGGTTAAAAAGGACTATTGAGAAGGCAAAGATTACAAAGGGAATAAATCTGTATTCAGAAAGGCCTGTTATGTCTAACAGCTCTCCGATTATCTGTAGGCCTAAAAAGAGAACAAGAAAGAGGTAGAAAATGCCTGTGGCTTTAAGCATAAGAAGGGCGTAAACTACTACTATGAGAGCACCGATTATTCTATCCTTCACTTTTTATGCCCCCAAATCTTCGCTCTCTTTTCCCATAATCTTCTATTGCTTTTTTAAACTCCTTTGGTGTAAAGTCTGGCCACAGTGTTTTTGTAAACCAGAGTTCCGTATAGGCAGACTGCCAAAGAAGAAAGTTTGATATGCGCATTTCACCACTTGTTCTTATGAGAAGATCAAGGTCTGGAAGTTCTGGCATGTAAAGGTTGCGTCTTATCGTTTCTGCTGTTATTTCTTTTGCTCCTTCCTTTAAAGCTTTATTAACGGCATCTATTATCTCTTGTCTACCACCGTAGTTCACCGTAAATACAGCTTTCATGGTTTTGCAATGGGCAGTTTTTTCCTCAATCTCTTTAAAACCTTCTCTTAAGTAGTCGGGTAGCTGCCAGAGTCTTCCTATTGCTCTGAACTGGACGTCTTCTTCCAGGAATAGTGGAAGTTTTGATTTAACATACTCGTACATGAGGTTAAACAGAAATTCTACTTCCTCTTTTGGTCTCTTCCAGTTTTCCGTTGAAAACGCGTACAGAGAGAGGTATTTTATGCCGAGTCTCTTTGCCGTTTTTACAATTTCGACGGTGACATTTGCGCCGACTCTGTGTCCTTCAATCCTTGGCAGACCTCTTTTTTGTGCCCACCGTCCGTTACCGTCCATAATTACGCCAACGTGAACAGGTATTTTATCCA from Desulfurobacterium sp. TC5-1 harbors:
- a CDS encoding TonB-dependent receptor, whose product is MKQLLKLTTIILTVSTIPIAVKAETPSIIVQSTKIPVTEEKTGDNIIIITKSDIEKLEVKNIEDVLKTATGIAISDNGWGEVSNVYIYGLNKKYILFLVNGIPVNDPSTPDGTVDLSLLNLSDVERIEILKGPQSALYGSEAVAGVVNIITKPDGKSSIHLEYGSYNTLKSTVKAGLKKGTSLFDIFFTNFRTDGYDIKGDGDRESANYKTIGYTFSSFLTENLKVKNYFNYKTGESEYDNGLEKYHRLTTTLNGKLLLSPKTIARVDLGTSQSQRNFDDYDFGTHTYYSGSTYYADANIKTEISKFLTLVPSISHRVDVADTTTYSDKSQQTDSASLNGYVKLHNLNILTGVRKDHFSSFGTFTSYKLAGSYTVKMTKTTLKLQYGKSFKAPSIDQLYGEYPNWNFYGNPNLQPEKSKSLTAGIEQKFGNCGTAGVSYFKTEINDVITTTYDPAKGYLTYINGNRGKTEGSESFVNLKLPLKSNLKASYTHTHSIWNNGYGWEPTLRLPEDMYKISFSKNVQKASITLSAIHYGKRYDYNFSTWPANKVTLPPFTIYNCYISVKFRKNLTGYVKFINITDKDYQLAYGYNEPGRSIFAGLKLVF
- a CDS encoding phosphatidate cytidylyltransferase codes for the protein MKDRIIGALIVVVYALLMLKATGIFYLFLVLFLGLQIIGELLDITGLSEYRFIPFVIFAFSIVLFNHLHYREIIIPLTVLALFFYLTIIEEIESKTFFPFTLTFIYVTVGIGSISTFNWKFLVFLISIVWSVDTLAYLTGRCFGKRKLAPSISPKKTVEGSIGGSLGGTAISLFVGVKLGIINLSLLTIGILFALTIISQIGDLFESYLKRYFGVKDSGSTIPGHGGVFDRLDSSIAVAPFLLMFLNSGIKLF
- a CDS encoding iron ABC transporter permease → MSRKLNIATAILIFSSILFVVTGFPNIKIVKIIRFPQLLTAFAAGSILSMAGVIFQNVLSNPLADPYILGVSAGSALGAVAGYASNINPEISALIGGLLTIAGLAISGRVLESKLKLILFGIGINATLSSLIVITTALKSPEQSPSVLFFLLGFIPILSLKESIFLSLLPGIFLYIFHKKAERIDALSLGDLFAYLSGIGPERERIVYLTIASLFTAIIVSQTGIIGFIGIVIPHLGRLLKIQKTKELLKFSLLAGGTALILSEWIIKTVFATYDIPAGTVTALVGAPAFIFILWRNKNLA
- a CDS encoding ABC transporter ATP-binding protein, with the protein product MKNVRYKNILRQITFSVKEGNITGIIGKNGSGKTTLLKAITGFLNYQGKIVLNGKEVKKLPLTSRIKQINLLPQEFPQSLLTVEEILRITSHLTYTCEKKIYEAMDKYHLQNLKKQPLLTLSGGEKVRLFLARLEVIDPKVVLLDEPSAFLDISVLKLLKEFVLKMKELQKIVIIVSNDLNFILNTADSIVGIKEGRTAEHSENLEQFLSYLYDCNINIKKVDSKNQIVI
- a CDS encoding helical backbone metal receptor; this translates as MKTLLLILFLTLTASAQTFTRVISLSPAITEIVYFTGNGEKLIADTRYCTIPEEAKKKEKIGGIINPDIEKIISLRPDLVIGMNGNPKSIIETLKKFDITVITFKIEKIEDIAKAIKEIGDTLSNNGNKKAKEFLKNYKQAEKKLSHCIKGKRILIIFSTNPIYTAGNQTFLGEIIEDAKAINIAGDGRYKTISPEFILKHKPDLTIFISMTKNNNSLLNFLKTKTIHISGKYLLKPGPYIIKGIKELEEKICQEN
- a CDS encoding ABC transporter permease, which codes for MVIETDILKFLALSYTFVLFVILFDRKMEIGLWKELAVNSILSLIQLIGIGAILIFLLKFNSKLMTLSIIIVMIFNASWIALSRFKLKSYGKKKIFCLIFLTILVVTLTVVGPLLSIGFVTFKPTKIIPMCGIIVAGGMRALSLSFNFYKARLRDLEDFIVSLAAIGASDMKIFSIIFKEILRNATIPMRDMMKAAGIVHIPGIMVGLLMAGTFPLKAAIIQFTVLSSMLFEYTLVPTMFMLLWINIFGLKIETV
- a CDS encoding CoA ester lyase; the encoded protein is MDIEKFFETAEKVVETGNIEELKPFENPVKYREPVRKRFIRSAILVSGDRVKHLRKIFDRDVDIIIFNLEDGVADSKKQVARKIIKTLLSLRNSQDKELVVRINSIDSPFFYDDITEILPSLPHAVRLSKVESENDVIALDTIISGFEKSRELPERTIKIHLSIETGKGIKNLEKILTASERVETAYLGILDLFSDLNLPQNLIEKSPTTTYIKTRFVTACRTFNVNPVAPAYQNYKDLKGFEKECKEDRMIGFNGKSCISVKQTEIANSIFLPDREEIEKAQMIVKLYEKALKEGKGGITCGDLFIDQPIYKDALNLLKNLHKE
- the hypE gene encoding hydrogenase expression/formation protein HypE produces the protein MEKIEIAHGSGGKLTRELIENLFLKYFDFEELKSLQDASYLQLSSQNVAMTTDSYVVKPFKFPGGNTGKLSVCGTINDLTVSGAVPKYLSLGLIIEEGFPLKELEEIVATIAKTAKESGVAIATGDTKVVESGKCDGIYINTAGIGEVKKSLSPEYVKPGDIIIVTGYIGDHGIAISLAREEFDMEIPVESDCAPLNALLVPLFEISGLRWMRDPTRGGVATVTVELSEMSGYGIKLFEDKIPVREEVKFVCDMLGYDPLYLANEGKALIVVDKEDAEKVLNVLKSHPLGRESAIIGEVTDRFKGVRLKTRIGGERLLDLLEDDPLPRIC
- the uppS gene encoding polyprenyl diphosphate synthase, which codes for MDKIPVHVGVIMDGNGRWAQKRGLPRIEGHRVGANVTVEIVKTAKRLGIKYLSLYAFSTENWKRPKEEVEFLFNLMYEYVKSKLPLFLEEDVQFRAIGRLWQLPDYLREGFKEIEEKTAHCKTMKAVFTVNYGGRQEIIDAVNKALKEGAKEITAETIRRNLYMPELPDLDLLIRTSGEMRISNFLLWQSAYTELWFTKTLWPDFTPKEFKKAIEDYGKRERRFGGIKSEG